Proteins from one Cryptomeria japonica chromosome 4, Sugi_1.0, whole genome shotgun sequence genomic window:
- the LOC131060430 gene encoding WAT1-related protein At4g08290-like — MTLYKGPPVSSLFSSIHLGWTSLFQIPNLVSESMKVGPLLLLGSCVLWSSWIIMQAETARFYPAQMSITALMCFLATIQSTIATLIFEHDPADWKVEWNLELLSVTYTGIVCSGITFYFSTWVIHKKGPVFMSMFNPLVTVIVALLGTKILHESLHVGSAGGAVLIVGGLYCLLWGKGQDREEKKVKAKGKEALGVNQTEEVQSKTNSNKYIDIEEPLLGTS; from the exons ATGACATTGTACAAAGGGCCTCCTGTTTCCAGTCTGTTTTCTTCAATCCATCTTGGGTGGACTAGCTTATTTCAAATCCCAAATCTTGTATCAGAGAGTATGAAAGTTGGCCCTCTGCTTCTTCTAGGGAGCTGTGTTCTTTGGTCCTCATGGATTATCATGCAG GCAGAGACTGCAAGGTTCTATCCAGCACAAATGTCAATCACAGCATTAATGTGTTTTCTGGCAACAATACAGTCTACCATTGCCACACTCATCTTTGAGCATGATCCTGCAGATTGGAAAGTAGAATGGAATCTTGAACTCCTCAGTGTAACTTACACT GGGATTGTATGCTCAGGGATAACATTCTATTtttccacttgggtcattcacAAGAAAGGCCCTGTCTTTATGTCAATGTTCAATCCTCTGGTGACTGTTATTGTTGCACTGCTTGGAACCAAAATTCTCCATGAAAGTCTTCATGTGGGCAG TGCTGGTGGGGCAGTGCTCATTGTGGGTGGCTTGTACTGTCTGCTATGGGGCAAGGGACAGGACAGAGAGGAGAAAAAGGTAAAAGCTAAGGGAAAGGAGGCACTTGGGGTCAACCAGACTGAGGAAGTTCAATCTAAGACAAACTCTAATAAATATATTGACATTGAAGAGCCTTTGCTAGGTACAAGCTAA